Within Peromyscus leucopus breed LL Stock chromosome 16_21, UCI_PerLeu_2.1, whole genome shotgun sequence, the genomic segment gacaccttggtctacagagagagttccaggacagtcagcacTACACAAagcagccctgtctcaaaaaaaaaaaaaaaagaaagagagagagagagagagagagagagagagagagagagagagagagaaaggtgaatGCTCACATGCTCAGCTCACTTCTCTCTGCAGTCTAGGTTCCCAGCCCCAGAAACGGTTTCACCTACAGTGGCCAGTCTTCTCAGTTCAACTAACCTAATCAAAATAATTTCCTCCTGCAGGCCTGCCCAGccacccatctcccaggtgagtATAGATCTCAACAAGCTGACGTGTGAGATTAATCATTACAACCCCCTAGACAAAAGCCCTGTGGGATACAAGCAGTGCAAGGCAGTTCTGCAATTGTGTTGTTCAGAAGCCAGGGGGTCCAGAGGAGGAAGGACTTAGGACTAGGTGGGAGAGAAAGCCACGAGGGGGCCCTCCTGTGCTGTCCCAGGCTGTGGGGGGCAACGGTCTCAGAGAGGTCTCCACACAGCACCCCAAACCCCTCGCCTCCTGCCTGTCCATCACTGCACACTCGGCCCTGCCTCACTGTGCCCCAGACAATAGTTCTTGAATACCAGGCTCTCACCTCCTCATAAGCagccttggtttgtttttaaccAGTCCAGCTTCTTAGGCTAGTCCTATCCACAAGGCTTTGTTACTTGTTTGGGGGCTTTTTGTTGTCTTGAGACTTCAGCTCTGATCTGAAATAAACTGTCCTCAAGCATAGGTCAGATGACTTTGATAAAACCTGGGCCTTAGAGAAAGGCCCCTCCTGCATCTAAGCACTGGGTTTAAAGGGAGAAAaagtttaagacagggtctcatgtagcccaagctggcttcagactcGCGGTGTGGCtaagaatgaccttaaactcctgatctctCGCCTCCTCCTCCTGAGAGCCAGGATCACAGGCAGGCACCAGCACACTTGGTTTACGGTGCTGGAGACCAAGCCCAGGACTTCACTCTGCCTGCTGAGCTCCATCCCAGGCCCTGAGCGTGAACTCTTGAGATGGAAAACTCCAAATCCTCGCAGACTAAGATCtcaaatgtccccacaggctcctggTCCCCAGCTGCCGGTGCTGTGTAAGGAAGTGAAGTCACATGGGAGGTGTGTGCTTGAAGGAGACCTCAGAAGCTCACCCGTTACTTTCTCCGCTCAGCAGCCACTGTGAGCATCTGACCATGACCCCAGACCACGAGCCACGAGGTCTCCCCTCCCTTCAACTGCTTCTCTTAGGTATTTTGTCAGCAAAGGGATCTCGTAATGactcgagttcagttcccagcacccatggcttacaaccacctgtaactccagctccaggggatcagacaccacTTTTGGCCTccaatgaagtaaaaataaatatttttaaaacacaaaacatacaacCCTATGAAGAggacaaaaattaattttcatgcaTAACAAAATACATGCACAAACTCTCtgcaaaaaaatgaaatacaaaggaTACCTGTTGGTTGGGAGGTCTGCAGCAAAGAGTGTTAGGGATAATTGAGGAACCACAGGACTATAATTACAGGGATCTGTCCTGGAGAAAGAGGTTCTACAAAGAACCATAAAGCCTTCACTTAAGCATCCTTCTTTTCCCCACACCCTTGAACAGAGCTGGCGGCAAATCCAGTTGTTTGTTACGAACAGAACACTAGTGTGGTTATGGACACATGAATGCATAGCTCCCTGGCTCCAATGTGCCCACCCCTTTCTGGACATGAGCTGTGGCTAGCCAGGAAGGCGCTGGGTGAACCCCGAAAGGACAGTACAGTCCACTTCCAGACTGCAAATCCCCTGGAGGCCAGGGGTGGTAGCCAGTGCTAAGGCTAGCATGGGAGACAcaccccctccttctcctgtGCCAGGCAGCTCTGGGGAAGCAAGAGGAAATCAACAGGAAGCCTGCAGCAGGACTGGGGGATACAGGGGACAAATGGCCAGCTGAACCCTCCATCCTGGGTGAGCAAGGGTTGCTTCTATTTGGTATGTAAATATTGGGCCTCCATCACTCACCCACTCCAGGTTTCATAATACCCAAGGGTATCCCAATTATGCAAGAGCTCTTGTGAAATTCTCAATATCAGTTTTTCATTTTCAGCAAGCCTGTAGTGTGTCCAAGAGACAGATGGCCTGTTATACTGTCAAGCAAATAGCAAGGGGTCATCACTACCCTGAATGTGTTAAGCAAACCCATGAtccctttcatcccaggaaggcCAGATACACTTGGAAATGAGTCATATTTGATAAAATAGTTCAGCAAAAATGTTTCCAAGGCTGAGAACAAAATAGTGGTCCACAGCCAAAcaggtgggaaaaaaaataaaacaaaaggccaCAGTTTTTTTCTATCCTGAAGACTGAATTACCAATTTAAGCTACGAGTACAATTTCAGCTATGCATCTGGCCCCAATATAGTACAATCTCCACCAAAAACTGTTCTCAGCCTGAGCTGGGCGGAACACCACACACCCGTCATCCCGGCAcatgggatgctgaggcaggtggactaccatgagttcaagcctggtctacatagggagctccaggccagtctgtaCTACAGTGAGAGACATTCTAAGGTCTCTAACCAAGGACCATGAGGGAACGTGAAAAAGCCAAGAGAGGCTaagtgggaagcagaggccatgcaggaGGCAGGGTTGGTGGCACTGGGGGTGTTGGAATGGACCACCTGACACTCCTGCCAGAGACAGGCGACTTCTAGAGTGCCAGGGTAAGGCAGCCTCTGCACACGCTTTGGCAGGTCCCTATCTGTAGCCATGGGCACATCCTTCAAGGTGGCTGGGGTGAGGGCTGGATCTGTGAAATGCAGCAATCATTCAGGCCTCCTGAGCACCAAGTCATCAAAGGAGAAGCCGCATCTCCCCTTCAGTCCGAGCTGGGCTCAGAGACACACAGCAAGCTGGGGACGGGTTTCCAACCGCAGATGCCAACCTAGGAGCCTTTGCCACCACAGTCCTTCTGTAGCCACATGGCAGAGTCACACTGTGGGTGGGCAGGACACCAGCAAAGACACTGCAGGGAAGCCCACGGTGACCCTAGAAGGATGAGTGAGGCTGCAAACCCAATGGGCGGCTTCTTAGGGGCCCAGAAGGGGAATAAACAAAAGCAAGCTTACACTCCCGAGGAAACATAATCTgtgattataaatatttcatgggCAAAGAAAGTACTGGCTGTGGgcactgggggcggggtggggggaggcaacAAATTAGATCTCCCTTTGCAAAGTGATAGGAGAGCTGGAAGGGCAGCAAGGCCGGGCTATTCTGGGCAGTGCGCTACAAGGGCCTGCGTCACAGGCCCCGGCCACTCGGCTGTGTTGAAACCACAGGCTTCCCGTGGTCAGCACAGTACACCTTGGGAGTGCGCTTAAGTCCGTAAGAGACCAGGGAACAGCAAGGATAGAGCCACTCAGAGGACACCAGTGAGCCTCAACAGCCAGGACGCAGGTGAGGGGGCACAGCAGAGCAGCCAGCACCCTGAAAACACATgacagggcagagggagggaccAACTCCGGCTAAGCAAATGGCCAGAGCAGCTGTAAGGTAGCTCAGGCCAAGCTGTCCTGTCAAGAGCAAAGGTCCAGGCAAAAGCAGGTTATGTCAGGCTGAGGACAATCGCTGCTTTCCTTTGCCCCAAGACAGAGGCttcatccaccccacccccaccaggccACCTTCCAAGCTGCAGAGACAGCAGGGAATTAAGAGCCCACTAAGTCCCAGCTGCCAGGctgcacacacaccagcaaaacAGCAAGGTGCTGGCGGTGCTCTGCCAGTCACCCACGCCTACAGCTCACTAGAGCTGCCCTACTGCACCAGTCCGGCAAACGGGCAGGAGGGACGGGCAGGCTCCCCAGATACCCAGGATCCCTTGAAGCAAACTTAGCCAGAAGAGTCCCGTGAGCAGGAGACACAGGAGACACCAGGGCTGGAAGACACAAACCGAGTGTCTGCCTGTTTGTAATCAGGCAGACAgtgccccaccaccgccaccaAGGTCTGCCCTGAGGTATGCAGGAGAATCAAAATGGCAGCCTGCAGGATCACAGCTGGTGGGAGTCAAGATGGAGAGACCTCAGCAACCATAAAAACAGAGTCGGGGATGTTAGGGGAAGACTCTGAACAGGGAGTCATAGATCTGGCCTGAGACCCAGCTTTCCCACACGGCCTCTGAACCTGTCCTCACCTGCAGTGGGGCCAATGCTTGCAAACCCAAGGGCTGTGAGAAGCACTGGGAACATGGCGTCCCTGGATGTCTCACAGTGCACCAGCGCATAACTTAAGACTGTCCTCAGCGACCTGCTCGGTACCTCAGAGGCACGGTTACTTACctacccaccaccacctccctctcAGACCCTCAGGCCTCTCCAGCAGCCCCCTAGCTCAGGGTTCCTCAGGAGTGGAATCCAGAAACCCCAGATTCACCTTGGGCCATCACCGTGTGGGCCCATTGCCAAACTTAGCTATTCAAGGCATCTACTTCCGACTGCCCCAGTTCATGGTAGCATCTTCCAGGACTACTGCAGCCTGTCCTCTTCcaactctcctcccctcctcttccctgaatACCCGCATCTTAATGTATCTGAGTAAATGGAGGTCCactcctctcctgccttgctatagtcAGATGTCAAGTGGCCCCAAAGGCTCACATGTTAAAGGCCCTGGTACTTACCCCAGGGCCTGTGCACAGGCCCTTCTCCCTAGTGAATCCCTTCTCCTTTAAAAGGACATGAGtggggcttggggatttagctcagtggtagagcacttgcctagcaagcacaaggccctgggttcggtccttagctccaaaaaaaaaagaaaaagacatgagcACACAGCTCATTAATTATTCACAGATAAAAACACTCATCAACTGCGAAGTCTAACACATTCCCAATGCCCAGAGACTCCCTCTTGCCCCTTCCAATCCAcaccatccccagcacctcaagTAACCCTTACTTGGGCTTCTATCGCAATGCCAATTTAGATGCAGCGAAGGCCGGCAACCCTTTCTCTAGACAGCACCAGCCTTACTGAAGGCCTAACCCGTCGTGATAAGTCCTGCTACACTCGGGCACTGCGTGTGTTAGAGGAATCACTAGGTGTAATAAATACTCTGAGTGCCGGGAGGACCAGAACCACACCTGCTTTCACTCACCTTTGTTCTCTCGGAACTGGCACACGCAGTCACGATACAGGAAAGCCTGGGATCGCTCTGAGCAATCACAGGCACTGGCCCTTTCCATCTTTGTATCAATGGCATCGTGTGGGCACCACTGTCATGCATCCTGCGAGGACACGGAGGCTCAGAAAAATAAACCAACTTTTCCAATGCTATGAGGTGGTAAGAGGTGGAGCTGTGACTCAAATCCAGGCAGTCTGAACCCAGAGCCTGTGAATCCCCATCATTGGCCCCTCAGACGCCAAGAAGATACTTTTGTAAGTCGCTATagtatcttttaattaatttattttttaaaatttcatgtgtaGGAGTGTTCTGccagcatgcatgtctgtgtaccacatgtaccCACTGAGGCCAAAAGCTGGGGGCATCAAATCCaccagaactggagttccagaaggTTGTAAGCctccatgagtgctgggaatagaacctggcctctagaagagcagccaactCTCCAATCCCACAGTATCTTAAACAAAACACTTTGTGAGTTGATaaggttcttttaaaaaaactaaaggaGATCGATGGgtgaaggggagaagagaaacagGCGCTGAATCACCGCATGGACGCAAGGCTGATGGCTGTAAAAGAAAGCCCAGAGCATCCCTGGGGTCTAGGGAGGAGACCAGCGTTCAACTGCTCTGTTACCCACCTCACGACCACAGCTCAGACGGCATAGGaagaaaacacacattaaaacatttattctGTTCCACGACATGTCACCAGTGTGAAGGGACGCCTGCATGGCTCAGAGCCGCTCTGCTCACACAAAGTTCTGAGCTATGGCCAACACCTTGGAATACTCGCCTTCCCTCTTGCGAAGGCTGGATGGGATGGGTGTTTTAATCCGAGTCCCCACAGGGTTCCCATTGTCCTCGATGAGGACCACGTTGTTGGAGTCAAACCTTGGAGTCATCCGGGAGCCAGGCATGCGATGGCCCACAATGAGTGCTCTTTTCTTCTGCCCCCTGATGGCCAGCAGGATCTGATCGCCTACCTTGCCCACCCCACTCTTGTTGTAGACGTGGATGCATCGAGGAGGCCGATGGTAGGGGGTGTTCCCCAGGGCACTGTTGTCCACCACGCGCACCCGAGTCATCTTCTGGATTGCCCCGAGGCTCCCAGAGGTGCtagtgggagagaaaaggagtCTGTGACACGGACCTCTCtgggcacagggcacagggcaCAGGTCTCAGACAGCCGGAAGGTGCACGTTAGCCACatgcatagacatgcatgtacACTCTGAGCAGGGATGACCCCAGACCCAAAATAAAGTCAGGGGTTTGTGAAGCCTTAACTACTGATTTCCTTGTAACTGAGAACATCTTAGACAGTGTGCTGGcatacacctgcaatcccagcacttgagaagctgaggcaggaggatcacaggcttgaggccagcctgtgttccTCAGTGAGACCCGCCTTCATAAACTAAGAGCTTCTACTGGGTGTCAAGATTCCAGTTTTTCTCCGACAACAAAGACAACAAACTTCACGGATACTTCACCCGCAGCCTTTGCTTTCTGCAAGTCGGGGAGAACTAAAGGAATCTCTACAGGCAGCCTCACCCCTGCTGATCCTGCAGAACCTGCTTCCCCAGGTGCAGCCCTACCCTGCTCTCATGGAGTGTGGGACCCGGAGACTCTGGTTGAGGGATCCTGACACAACACGGCAGAAAGCAGACATTGTCCAGGCAACAACTTCGTAACGCTAGCAAAGCGGCTTGGCTTTGGAGACGGGTCTTCTAGGTTGCCAAACTCCTGACagcaagtgatcctcctgccttagcctccaaagTGGGCAGACGGAGCCATGGCCCGCAGCACACTACCCCCAGGCCCGATCCTTTCCAGAAACAGAACGCTATTACCGGCAGACCCAGTCTGGCCTCTGGGATCTCCATCTCCTGATGTTCACCCTAAGTGGGGTTTTCTCCAGCACAACCCCCCGGTCTCTGACCCTTCTCTGCTCGCCCCGCCCCATGGTTCCAGCTATGATTCACCTCTGGGCCAGGTCGCTCCTTTGTTTAGCCCTGACTTAGCCTGCAGAGCTCCCTCCGACGTGTGCTACACACGCCGCAAACTCAGGTCCCGAGTTCGCGATCCTCAGAAACTCCCTTTCTAGGTGCCTCTACCTCCTTCCTCGACAGACAGCTCTCCTCAGACCTGGCAAGCACTCACCAAATGGCTCGCTGCTCTATGATACTCATCGTGTTCGCTTTACAAACTCCTTCTCCTTActtggtgtgtgcacatgtacacacgtgtggcggtcagaggacaactgacgGGCTGGtactctccttccgccatgtgggccctagggatggaactcatgCCGTCACCAGGCCGGTGGCAGCCCCCATTCCTGCGGAGCCACCTCCCCGTTCTCACCCCTCTTAGAGTCAGCAGCTCCACAGTTGGTTCTGAGGCCTGCCTCGGGAgctgttctgctgtgggatgttctgtatgtcctgtgggagcccgttctcgggttcctcgtggctttacccagcaggtccgcatagaggatgattaggaccacggcctgagtgcaggtgtctgagatggtctgcacttggctgtgctgtgggatggtctgtatgtcaagttgctctgattggtcaacaaataaaacctgattggcctttggctaggcaggaagaataggcgggactaacagagaggaaaaaataaaaaaacagggaggcagaaggagtcactgtcagccaccaccatgacaagcagcatgaaaagatgccagtaagccacgagccacgtggcaaagtatagatttgtggaaatgggttactttaagctataagaacagttagccagaagcctgccacagccatacagtttgtaagcaatataagtctctgtgtttacttggttgggtctgagcggctgtgggactggcgggtgacaaagatttgtcctgactgtgggccaggcaggagaactctagctacactgttcTGCACTGGGATCCATTCTCACCCATGGCTGAGGATGCAGTAAAGATGGGTAGCACCGGATCTCAAAGGGGAAGGCACTGTGGCTGGGGTGGGGCCGTCTTGGCTTGGCAAAGAAGCATGTGCTGACAAGAACTGTGCAATTTTGTGATTAAAGAATAATTTTGCCGTGTTTTGTGATGCAAGAATACAATCCTGTCAGAGACTGGGCAGGAAGATGGCAAGTTCAAAGTCAATGTAGgctacagagttcaaggccagcttgggaaaCTTCGTGAGATCGTGTCTCAAAATCAAAGAGTAAAGCAGATGGCTGGTAGCACACACTTGAAACCctagtgctcaggaagcagaagagggaagacggccagcctggtctacatggaaaTATCCAGGCCTGCTACAGCTCTATAGTGAAACTCTATTGCATAAAGCACATGAAAACAacgaaaatcaaaataaatgtaaaggagGTTTGGCTGAAAACCCTAGATTCAATCCAtagtcctgaaaaaaaaattcatcttaaaaatgtttgggggctggagggatggctcagtggttaagagcaccaactgctcttccagaggtcctgagttcaattcccagcaaccacatggtggctcacaaccatctgtaatgagatctggcgccctcttctggcctgcagggacacatgcaggcagaatactgtatacataataataaataaataaatcttaaaaaaaaaagtttggggtggtacacacctttaatcccagcacttgggaggcaggcagatctctgtgagttcaaagccagcctggtctacagagctagttctaggacagccatggctccacagagaaaccctgtctccaaaaaaggaagaaagaaaagggaagtttGGGGTCAGTAAGCTGGCTCAGCAgacaaaggtgcttgccaccaagcccaacgacctgagttggatccctaaGAGCCACACTGTGGAGAGAAGCAACTTCTGCaagctgtcctgtgacttccaaATGTGTACCGTGATACCTGCATGCCcaaatatctgtgtgtgtgtgtctgtctgtctctgtctgtctgtctctgtctcacacacacagtgatttttttgttttttaatgtaaggTGTTCTAAAGCCCTGGGAATGACAGACAGGATCAAGAGCTGTGACTCTAAGGAACGGGCATGGACTGAAGACGGCTTCCCCCACAGGCCATGCTTTCCTGCACCCGAGATAGAATCTGCATGTCTGTCCTAGCCCTTCCCCGTGCTGACCAAATCCCAGCTCTGACTGGCCCAGGACACCTCCCCGAGTCTCCTCTCCCATTCTAGTCACCACAGGATCCAGTCAGGGCAGCAGGCTTACCCAGGGACACTTCTTAAGAACAAGACGTCAAGCATTACCTGAAGCAGCGCTGGCCGAATGCTCTGCTGGCATGGGCAAGGGGGCCCCAGAGCCCAGTAAGGACAGCCATGGGATCCCAAGATGGCAAACCTGCAGGAGAGGGCACAGAGCCTGTTTGTATGGGGACGTGTGTGGGAGAGGACACGGTCGCACAAGTTCATTAGTCACTAACTACGAGTCTTCGTGTTTGAATGCTACACGATGATTAGACACAACTCCAGCTCCCAATTCTGCTGAGTCACATTCCCACGGGGTCAGCGGGGCTGGCCCTCAACAGTTCGGCTGTAACAGACCCGCAGAGAGAATGCTGACAGCCTGCAGCTTCCCCGGGCAACAGAAAACAGGAGTCCAGCACACCCGAGCTAGCACAACTTCCCAAGAGGGCCCCCAAACTCAACACCGTCTTGACACCTTCTTACCCTCTGAAACCCACTTCAGCACCCTGGGAGAAAGCACATTAGCCAGGCCTGCAATCTCAGTTAGTCTGGGGAGGAGGACCACATTCCACACCTGGCCagactacagagagagttctaggttGGCCAGGGTAATTTACCAAGATCCTGTATTAAAAACTCTTCAGCCAGGTATCGTGGCTCATactggtaatcccagcacactgaagCTGGAGGATGAAAAGTTCAAGACCTGTGCTATGTAGTGagctctgggccagcctgggctacatgagaccctgtctcaaagaaattaagagacaaaacaagccaggcagtggtggtgcacacctttaatcccaatgagGCAGAggctctctatgagttcgaggtcagtctagtctacagagagagttccaagacagccagctacatagtgagacccagtctggaaaaacaaaaccaaaaaaagacaaaacaaaatttggagctggagagatggctcagtggttaagagcacccactgttcttgcagaggtcctgggttcggtttccagcacccacacggtggctcacaactgtctgtaactcccgttccaggggtCAGGCAtccctctggcctctttgggaaccaggcacacatgttgTGATCTATACATATGGAGGCAAACACTGGTACAccccatgaaacaaaaataaacttttaaaagggttgcgaatatagctcagtggtagcgtGCTCACACACACCTTGCGTCCAATCCATAGTGCTAAAAGGGGGGTACAAATGTCACCTGTCACATATCACCCTTCCCCCAAATATGAATGCCAGGACACCTGTAGAGCCCAAGGTCAGCAAAGTAGAGCCAAAGC encodes:
- the Mrpl14 gene encoding 39S ribosomal protein L14, mitochondrial isoform X1, whose protein sequence is MLAPRALQSRLDTAYPGLPSWDPMAVLTGLWGPLAHASRAFGQRCFSTSGSLGAIQKMTRVRVVDNSALGNTPYHRPPRCIHVYNKSGVGKVGDQILLAIRGQKKRALIVGHRMPGSRMTPRFDSNNVVLIEDNGNPVGTRIKTPIPSSLRKREGEYSKVLAIAQNFV
- the Mrpl14 gene encoding 39S ribosomal protein L14, mitochondrial isoform X3, with the translated sequence MSIIEQRAICTSGSLGAIQKMTRVRVVDNSALGNTPYHRPPRCIHVYNKSGVGKVGDQILLAIRGQKKRALIVGHRMPGSRMTPRFDSNNVVLIEDNGNPVGTRIKTPIPSSLRKREGEYSKVLAIAQNFV
- the Mrpl14 gene encoding 39S ribosomal protein L14, mitochondrial isoform X2; this encodes MAVLTGLWGPLAHASRAFGQRCFSTSGSLGAIQKMTRVRVVDNSALGNTPYHRPPRCIHVYNKSGVGKVGDQILLAIRGQKKRALIVGHRMPGSRMTPRFDSNNVVLIEDNGNPVGTRIKTPIPSSLRKREGEYSKVLAIAQNFV